Within Paenibacillus sp. RUD330, the genomic segment CGAGTCTAAAAATACATCCACAAGGGTACGTTTTAGAATTACCTTTGTTATAGGCAAATTCGTTTTTCTTAATCAATGTATATTTCGATAGATTTTCACCCGCAATAACTTTACTAAATCTATCACTTTGATTAAGAAAACCACTTAACGAAGAAATCGTTAAAACAGGCTTATCTTCTTTTCCTTCATTTTTTCGCTGAATCCTTTTCGAAATCTCTTTTAACTTTTTTGCCGTCCATTCTTCGGGGAGTATTCCTGCTTTTGTGTCCATATAGCCTTCTGGCACTTCGCCACGACTAATCATTGCAATACGATCTTGTACCTCCTCTGTAGTACACCTCTCCCTATCATTCCACCTGATTTGTCCCGTCAATAACTTCTGCATTAATCCTTTTCTTTGCTCTTTTTTCAGTTCAATTAGTTTTTCTTTTAGTTCGATTGCTTCGTCCCAGGTAGACAATACATTCGCAATACCCTTTTGTTCATTAACACTAATGGGAATTGTGACTTCTGTTTCTGCAAACTCCTTTTGCCCTAAAGTTTTATTTCGACCTGCTCCACCAGGGGATGCTAACTTCAACAAGTGTTTGCCCTTGCTGGATTTAAAGAAGTGCGTAATAAAGTCAATGCTTAGTTTACTTTCAACTGGTCTGTACATTGGGAATCTATGAGACGCAATAAAACCTAATTCTCTATTTGTCGTTTTTGCTACTGCCATTTCCCATGCAAAGACAATATTGACTATAAAGCAGTCAGGCTCGATCCAAAAAACTGATTTACCACCTAAATCCTTTCCAGTAATGCTCTCTTTATAAAAGATTCCTTTCCCATGTGAACGTATTCCGATTTCTCTATAAGTTTCATCATCTTTTACATTCACGGGATTTTTCAATCTCACTAACAACTCGTTAATCTTATAAACACTCCAGCCTTCAGGAACATGTTTTTTTCTTGCAGATTGTCTCTCTTTAACTTCCATACTCATTGTGCTACCACCTTTAACAATCATATTGGATAGAAGTTATATTACACTTACAATCCAAGATCTTTTAGATACTTTTCCATCTGAGCTTCAGCATGAGCAAGTTCTTTTTTTATTTGATCTATATTCAACCTTGTTTGTCTTATATCAATTTCTTTTTCTTCTTCATACGTATCAACATATCGAGGAATATTTAAGTTATAATCGTTCTCGACTATTTCATCACTCGAAGCAACGTATGAGTATTTATCAATTACTTGGAATCCTTCATATGTGCTAATAATTTTTTGAATATCCTCTTCCCTGATTATATATTGGTTAATTGCTTTATCATAATTGTCTTCTGAAGAAGCATCAATGAACAGTACATCTTTACGCTTACGATTTTTTTTGAAAATCATAATACATGCAGGAATACTTGTACCAAAGAATAAATTCTCTGGTAGACCAATTACCGCCTCTAATAGATTCATATCTATTATTTGTTTTCGAATTGCTCGCTCACTCGCCCCTCTGAACAATACCCCATGAGGAAGAATAGTTGCCATTCTGCCATTCTCAGCTAATGAATAAAGCATATGCTGAACAAAAGCATAGTCACCATATTTCCCAGGTGGAACCCCCCATTCAAATCGTTTATGCTGATCCAAACTCGCCGCCATTTTAAATTTTTCATCAGTGTTTCCCTCACCTGCAAAACCTATTGCCCACTTATCGAGCGAAAAAGGCGGGTTGGCAACGATTACCTGATACTTCATCAACTTACCGTCTTCTAAGTGAAGTGGGTTTGATAATGTATCTCCCCATTCGATTTTTGCATCATCAATACCATGCAAATACATGTTCATCAGTGCAAGAGAGTGAGTTTGTCCGTTCCGTTCTTGCCCATAGATAGCGACCTTCTTGGATGGAACTTGATTTGCCACCTTTATCAGCAAGGAGCCTGATCCGCATGTTGGGTCATAAATGCGATCATTTTCTTTTGGCTTAACCAATCGAGCCAGCAGTTCCGACACCATCGAAGGCGTAAAAAATTCCCCACCTTTTTTGCCAGCATCAGAAGCAAACCGTTCGATCATAAACTGATACGCATCACCAATGACATCTTCACTACCGACAATGGAAGGCTTCAAGGTAAGCTTATTGAAGTCTTCCAGCAATGCACGAAGCATCGCATTTCGTTCTTTTGCTTTTCCAAGAGTGGCTTCACTGTTAAAGTCGATATTACGGAATACACCACGCAGTTTCCCTGTGTTCTCGTTCTCCAAACGTTCCAAAGCCTTGTTGATGATTTCACCAATCTCCGTATCCGTTCGTTTACTATATAAATAATCGAAAGTGGATAGTTCATCTAATACGAAACGTTCTCTGGATAAAGCACGTTGAATTCGATGTTGATCGCCATCATAACGTTTTGTATATTCTTCGACATGTTCTTTGTACGCATCGCTCAGATACTTGATAAACAACATAGTAAGGATATAATCCTTATATGTACTGGAGTCAATTTTCCCCCGAAATGTATCCGCCGCTTGCCATAAAACTGCATTTATTTGCTGTGAAGTCACTTGCTCACTCATCCTTGTTCCCCCTATGAACTTTTCCGTTTTTTCCATAAACCAGCTCTTCAATTATACATGAAAGGAAGGGAAGGGAGTATGCCTCCCCCTCCTAACAATTTTCGGGATTAATCATTTTTCACATAAGCATCTGAGATACCCATCATTTGATAGCTATCCGTGTAACTTCGCTCATGCTTAACCTTGGCTTCATCCATCGCCTTTTGGTACAATTCATCAGCTTGAAGCAACATCTGGCCAACTTCTCGTTGCTGATCAAATGTAAGTTTCGGCATCTTAATCGAAGCAACATCCTTATGGCTGAGTACCGTGACTGTCGTACCTCGCTGATACGCTTGTAAATAATACTGTCCGATTGGACTTTCCAGGAATGCCTTAATGAAATGAGGTTCATACTTTGCTCGATCTGACACCCGAATCCGAAGAAAGTTACTCGAAAATACAAGTGGTTTCTCTTGGATGTCTTCTGGTGTCACAACAGTCATTTTAAGCATCGTTCCTCGACTGGATAGCAAGACATCACCTGGTTCAAGTTCATAATTTCTTGCTCGCCTTGAACTTAAAGTGACTCCCTTCAATCCCTCAGCAATGATTCGATCCTCCTTAACGTTAGCCAGATTAACCAGATAGTGCGTTGCCTCTGACTCCTCGCTTTCATCTTTGGTCGGATTGATTCCTCGTTCAACATCAGCAATCTCGCCAAGCAAGACCTTAGGAAGCTCCGACTGCTCGTATTTCTTTCGGTTAATATTTGCATTCCCTATCCTTGAAGAAACCTCTGCTTTTTCAAAATACCTCATTGGATGCAAACTCCAATCGTTGTCAGCAAGCTCGTTAATCGGAACAATTCGACTATAACCCTCAATCTGCTTATAGTTCTGATAAGCATGAACAATATCTACGATGTCAGACTCCCGCAGAACATTCTGATTCCGAATCGCTTTTCCATAACTGTCCTCGGCATTAATAAACTGTATTCGATCCTTCATTGCATCAGGTT encodes:
- a CDS encoding restriction endonuclease subunit S, with amino-acid sequence MSMEVKERQSARKKHVPEGWSVYKINELLVRLKNPVNVKDDETYREIGIRSHGKGIFYKESITGKDLGGKSVFWIEPDCFIVNIVFAWEMAVAKTTNRELGFIASHRFPMYRPVESKLSIDFITHFFKSSKGKHLLKLASPGGAGRNKTLGQKEFAETEVTIPISVNEQKGIANVLSTWDEAIELKEKLIELKKEQRKGLMQKLLTGQIRWNDRERCTTEEVQDRIAMISRGEVPEGYMDTKAGILPEEWTAKKLKEISKRIQRKNEGKEDKPVLTISSLSGFLNQSDRFSKVIAGENLSKYTLIKKNEFAYNKGNSKTYPCGCIFRLEDYEEALVPNIYYSFQIVEGETEFYKHYFASGKMNRHLGKVINTGVRNDGLLNVDASDFFNIPVVCPPKHEQLKIAEVLTNAGNEIDCLEKEVVSIKEQKRGLMQLLLTGKLRVKV
- a CDS encoding type I restriction-modification system subunit M; translated protein: MSEQVTSQQINAVLWQAADTFRGKIDSSTYKDYILTMLFIKYLSDAYKEHVEEYTKRYDGDQHRIQRALSRERFVLDELSTFDYLYSKRTDTEIGEIINKALERLENENTGKLRGVFRNIDFNSEATLGKAKERNAMLRALLEDFNKLTLKPSIVGSEDVIGDAYQFMIERFASDAGKKGGEFFTPSMVSELLARLVKPKENDRIYDPTCGSGSLLIKVANQVPSKKVAIYGQERNGQTHSLALMNMYLHGIDDAKIEWGDTLSNPLHLEDGKLMKYQVIVANPPFSLDKWAIGFAGEGNTDEKFKMAASLDQHKRFEWGVPPGKYGDYAFVQHMLYSLAENGRMATILPHGVLFRGASERAIRKQIIDMNLLEAVIGLPENLFFGTSIPACIMIFKKNRKRKDVLFIDASSEDNYDKAINQYIIREEDIQKIISTYEGFQVIDKYSYVASSDEIVENDYNLNIPRYVDTYEEEKEIDIRQTRLNIDQIKKELAHAEAQMEKYLKDLGL